Sequence from the Rhodopirellula halodulae genome:
CAAGCGGCTATTTCTCCGATGAAGCCATTGCTTTCCGATTGAATGATCCTTCTCGAAACGTGACAGGCTTTGGAACGCAAGCCGCTGACTTCGATAACGACGGTTGGCAGGACATCGTCGTGCTGAACGGTCATCTGTACAATCATCTACAGAACGGAATCCCGTTCAAAATGTTACCGCAGCTTTTTCGTGGCAGCGTAAACGGATTTCAGACGGAACCGTCATCCAATCGGTCGGTCTATTTCAACGAACCGCAACTGGGGCGAACGTTGGCAAGTGCCGACTTGGATCGTGACGGCAGAATGGACCTGCTCGCCAATCATCTCGATCAGCCGGTGGCAGTGCTTCAAAACGTCAGCGATGCTGCGGCTGCCGTGCAGTTCGAGTTGTTGGGAACATCTTCCGAACGAAACGCCGCCGGTGCCACGTTGCAGTGCCGAATCGAAACAGAGGAATCGGCGACGCTTCAGACAGCGTTCCAAGTTGCAGGAGGCGGCTACATGTGTAGCAACGAGTCCATTATCCACTTCGGCATCGCCGATCCAAACTCGAAAGTCGGCGTGCGTGTTCAGTGGCCAAGCGGTAGGGAGGAAGAGTTCGAAGGTCTCTCGGCCTCCGCTCGTCATGCAATTGTCGAGGGCATCGGCGTCGTACGTTCCACGCCGCTCCGCTAAAACCAAATACGAGCACATTTCAGTAACTGAAGGCGAGAATCGCTTGCGAAAGAAAAGACTTTAAGACACGCCGAAACCACTGGTCTTTCTTTGCTCTGAATTGGATCCTTCTGATCCACTCCGCGTTTCGGCTTAGCGGCGGAAGTAACGCGAAGCGTCATAGCAACATTTCTTCCCGAGTAGACCGGTCAAAGGTTTGAGGGACAGTGCTTTTGCGGTCGCGTTCGTAGGATTCGCGTCACATCCGTACAGGTAATTGCGATGGATTCTCTGTCTCCGTAGATAAATCTTCAGGAAGGAGAGATCGTGCCCCTCTAAAGCTTGACACAGGCTCCTGGAACCACGAAAGTTGCGCCGATCAGATGTGCTCAAAAAACACGTTGGTAATTGATTTTTTTTCACTGACGGGCGTTTTACGAGCGTTTCTGGTGCTGCGTTTCCTTATTTTTCTTGGTTCAGAGGAGTCCTCAAGATGAGCAGAAATCGACGCCTAAGAACGCCAAACGCGTTCACCCTCGTGGAGCTACTGGTCGTTATCGCGATCATTGGCGTCCTGGTCGGATTGCTATTGCCCGCCGTGCAAGCCGCGCGTGAGGCAGCCCGGCGAATGAGTTGCGGCAACAACATGAAGCAACTCGGACTGGCAATTCACAACTACCACAGTGCGTTCAACGGCTTGCCCGTCAATGGCGGTGGCACGGACAACACCGCCGGCAGCCAAACCACCCAAAACGGCAACAACGGCAATGGCCGGCGGATCAGTTGGTTGATCCCCATTTTGCCATACGTGGAGCAACAGGCACTTTGGGAGCAGATCAGCAATCCAATGGATTCTGACGGCGATGGCACCATCAATTATCCAGCTATGGGGCCCCGAGCATGGGATCAAAACTACACCCCATGGATGACGGACATCGGAACTTTTCGCTGCCCGAGTGACCCGGGTGTTGGTGCTCCGGCAATGGGGCGTGCGAACTACGCTTGCAGCTACGGCGATGGAATTCACTATGCGGATGCTGGACCGCTGAACGCTTCCAATGGCTTCTATTACGAGGACACGGGCCGAGCGAACCAAGTCAATCAATCGCTTCGCGGATTCTTTATCTTCCGTCAGACGGTCCAAGGGATTCGTGGTCTTGGTCAAGGTCGAAGCCGACCGAACATGCGTTTCCGGGACGTGACCGATGGCCTGAGCAACACGATTATGCTTGGAGAAATGGCCACGCATGTGAATCCACGTGCTGTCAAAACGGATGCTGGCATCGGACCTGGATTCCGTCCCTTGGGAGAAGACCCCGGTTGGGCCGAAACAACCAATGCCAAAGATCCCGAACGTCCTCAGTTCTGGGCTGATGGAACGGACTCAATCGTTCGCAACATTAGTGGTGGTTACGGCCGTGGTTTTCGCTGGGCAGATGCCGCGATGGTCTACTCTGCATTCGGCACCATCCTTCCTCCTAACCGTGAAATGGTGATGCCTAATCGCTCTGACTCCGCGTGGTGCGT
This genomic interval carries:
- a CDS encoding DUF1559 domain-containing protein; its protein translation is MSRNRRLRTPNAFTLVELLVVIAIIGVLVGLLLPAVQAAREAARRMSCGNNMKQLGLAIHNYHSAFNGLPVNGGGTDNTAGSQTTQNGNNGNGRRISWLIPILPYVEQQALWEQISNPMDSDGDGTINYPAMGPRAWDQNYTPWMTDIGTFRCPSDPGVGAPAMGRANYACSYGDGIHYADAGPLNASNGFYYEDTGRANQVNQSLRGFFIFRQTVQGIRGLGQGRSRPNMRFRDVTDGLSNTIMLGEMATHVNPRAVKTDAGIGPGFRPLGEDPGWAETTNAKDPERPQFWADGTDSIVRNISGGYGRGFRWADAAMVYSAFGTILPPNREMVMPNRSDSAWCVAPPSSQHQGGVHVVMGDGAVKFITDSIDAGDSHVEVIWSANRPGEESPFGVWGAMGTRNGKETFEFDF